CGTGCTGGGGCCGATGCGTGTTGGGACGGTAGAACCGTGAAACTTCACCCGGCCGCTGTTGATAAAACCGGTGATCTCCGGGGTCAGCCAGTACTTGATGTTTTTCGTCGGCAGTTCCGCCCGACGGTAGGAGATCGACACCTTCGCGCCGGCGTGGTGACAGCGCAGCGCCGCTTCGACGGCCGAATTCTTCCCGCCGATGATTAAGACCTGCTTGCCGAAATAATCGTGCGGGTCGCGAAAGTAGTACGAAACGTGCGGCCGATCGTCGCCGGGCACGTTCAACTTGCGCGGCCGATCGGTGCCACCGGTCACCAATACGACCTTCCTCACCCGCCAACTGCGGTCGCCACCGCGCGGTCGCGTGGTGAGGACGAACCCGTCGCCGCCCGCATCGCGCTTGATGCCTACCACTGGTTCGTACGTGTTCACCTTCAAATCGAACTGCATCACGATGCTTCGCAGATACGACAGGTACTGCTCGCGGGTCGCCTTGGTCTGGTCGGGCGTCTCCAGTGGCACGCCGGCGATCGCGATGCGCTCGTTGCTGCTGAAGAACCGCGTTTGGGGCGCCCACCACGACATCGTGTAGCCGATTTGCTTTGCGTCGAACTGGATATAGTTGATGCCCTCTCGCTTCAGCGCGACGGCCAGTTCCAGCCCGATTGGGCCGGCGCCCACGATGGCGATCTCGGTAGGTCCTGCGCTCATAGACGCATTGTAGCCGGGCCAGCGATGGTGTCGCTGCGTCCTCATCCGTTTGCCGGGCGCGCGCGATTCCTTATACTGCCAGCGGCGCAAGATGGCCGTGCCCAGCGCGATGTGCGCGGGGTACAGCATCACCCAAACACGAACGCGACGCAGGGAATAGAGGAGCACAGATGGCGGACGAATCGCAGCAGCTACGCGGGATCAACTGGCGCGAAGCCTTCCCCTTCACCAACCTATTCAGGACCTTCCGGATCGCGATCCATCCGTCCAAGCTGCTGCTCGGCCTGATCATGCTGCTGCTGCTGTACTGCGGTGGCCGGCTGATGGACGCCATCTGGCCGGAAACGCATCTGGTGACGAGCGTCGAGCAAGCGCGGTACGGCCTGGCGACCGGCAGCGGCGCTGGCGGCATGATGCCGGGCGATCTGCCCCGCGACTTCGCCGATACCCAGATGGCCGCCGAGATCGAGCGAAACATACGTGAATTGCAGAATTGGGCTGGCCAGCCCGTGGTCGCGACGCTCGTCGATCGGCCGCGCGGCATCTTTATCACGCTGTCCGAATATCAGACCGCGCAGGTCAACAACGTGGCCTATTCCGTGCTGGACGGCAACTG
This region of Tepidisphaeraceae bacterium genomic DNA includes:
- a CDS encoding NAD(P)-binding domain-containing protein; this translates as MSAGPTEIAIVGAGPIGLELAVALKREGINYIQFDAKQIGYTMSWWAPQTRFFSSNERIAIAGVPLETPDQTKATREQYLSYLRSIVMQFDLKVNTYEPVVGIKRDAGGDGFVLTTRPRGGDRSWRVRKVVLVTGGTDRPRKLNVPGDDRPHVSYYFRDPHDYFGKQVLIIGGKNSAVEAALRCHHAGAKVSISYRRAELPTKNIKYWLTPEITGFINSGRVKFHGSTVPTRIGPSTVSLARCTSDFEPCGTDTTEVEADFVLALIGYEQDSTLFELAGLQLSDECRAPSFAPQTMETSVPGIYVAGTAVAGTQDKYSVFLENCHVHVDRIVAHLTGRQVEAQPVMEYSRPES